A stretch of Pomacea canaliculata isolate SZHN2017 linkage group LG6, ASM307304v1, whole genome shotgun sequence DNA encodes these proteins:
- the LOC112566284 gene encoding 8-oxo-dGDP phosphatase NUDT18-like has product MTEALEADLRKILASQPVPIDVIDCQRNEEMSIIPVTKESICYIVAVILFNDAGQVLLVQEAKRQCYGMWYLPAGRLERNENFVDGAKREVKEEAGLECEVTSLISVLCIKATWMRFTFTGEITGGNLKTTAQADKESLQAQFYDLQDIYSRNVKLRATDIIPLLHQAEKYRGAASSVPLHPSLLPTIAPHSHVLQRPVIVAERAGDKRLYILASFTGAVHIPVIAVSLEEVSLLVSIFHILKKDLSNTPSWTVCGLLSVEHCGIVDSKHDGLCLTSLISYSVPADTELPKVNDSNFQWISLTDQDLVTEMHKRLSGYIVPLSLS; this is encoded by the exons ATGACAGAGGCATTGGAGGCAGACCTGAGAAAGATCTTAGCCTCTCAACCAGTCCCTATTGATGTTATAGACTgtcaaagaaatgaagaaa TGAGCATCATTCCTGTGACCAAAGAATCTATATGTTATATCGTCGCCGTCATATTGTTCAATGACGCTGGACAAGTGCTCTTGGTTCAAGAGGCCAAGCGTCAGTGCTATGGCATGTGGTATTTACCAGCTGGTAGACTGGAGCGCAATGAAAACTTTGTG GATGGAGCAAAACgagaagtaaaagaagaagCTGGTCTTGAGTGTGAGGTGACTTCACTAATCTCAGTCCTTTGCATAAAAGCTACCTGGATGAGATTCACTTTCACTGGTGAAATCACAG gtgGAAATTTAAAGACAACAGCACAAGCAGACAAAGAGTCTCTTCAAGCTCAGTTTTATGATCTGCAAGACATTTACAGCAGGAATGTTAAACTGAG GGCTACAGATATCATCCCATTGCTCCATCAGGCTGAAAAATACAGAGGGGCTGCAAGCTCTGTGCCACTTCATCCATCTCTGCTGCCAACCATTGCTCCACATTCACATGTGCTGCAACGCCCAGTCATTGTTGCAGAGAGAGCTGGTGATAAAAG ATTATACATTTTGGCAAGTTTTACAGGAGCTGTACATATACCTGTGATTGCTGTTTCATTAGAAGAAGTTTCTCTTCTTGTCAGTATCTTCCATATTCTGAAG AAAGACTTGTCAAACACTCCATCATGGACAGTCTGTGGACTACTTAGTGTGGAGCACTGTGGAATCGTGGACAGCAAACATGATGGCCTTTGTCTCACATCACTTATCAGTTATTCTGTACCAGCTGATACTGAGCTCCCTAAGGTCAATGACTCGAATTTCCAGTGGATTTCTCTCACAGACCAGGATCTCGTGACTGAAATGCATAAGAGATTGTCAGGCTATATAGTTCCACTATCACTCTCCTAA
- the LOC112566283 gene encoding uncharacterized protein LOC112566283: MGRAVKMDVQAVWKSQLRQMVNSDDLPSLKEAFRNGQNLGMVIDDSGSTALTLAISLAHEDVVDFLLQALKPVLEQEDVLSACLTALHSLARTRNTHYLQLLNTLMTCHPHLHIPYVVVLQAAFKILQAPPKDMLVLFCEMALKLSPDLCRDISLNLVLYEETECYWQLLSRGVSLNDLWPVNCSELGSKDYMAHNLFDIYFTYGCLFTVHTSSRNKITKMTIQAANGEASRAVLHVIQNFPTDLYDDVFKFLTLAGFTMSQAAVQRMANVEIDKAAELIRWYKDFHCRPHSLKHLCRLCVRQHLRFNVVHAVQQILLPEDLKRYLLITDPNSF, from the coding sequence ATGGGAAGAGCAGTAAAAATGGATGTGCAAGCTGTCTGGAAGTCGCAGCTACGGCAAATGGTAAACAGTGATGATCTGCCAAGCCTTAAAGAAGCCTTTAGGAATGGTCAAAACCTTGGCATGGTAATAGATGATTCTGGAAGCACAGCCCTGACCCTGGCCATCAGCCTTGCCCATGAGGATGTGGTGGACTTCTTGTTGCAGGCTCTGAAGCCCGTGTTGGAGCAGGAGGATgtgctgtctgcctgcctgaCAGCCTTACACAGTTTAGCACGCACGCGCAACACACACTACCTGCAGCTGCTGAACACTCTTATGACGTGCCATCCCCACTTGCACATCCCATATGTTGTCGTGCTGCAGGCTGCATTTAAAATCCTTCAGGCACCACCTAAAGATATGCTTGTTCTCTTCTGTGAAATGGCTTTGAAGCTGTCACCTGATTTGTGCAGAGACATCTCACTCAATTTGGTTTTATATGAGGAGACAGAATGCTATTGGCAGCTGCTGAGTCGTGGGGTCTCCCTAAATGACCTGTGGCCTGTCAACTGCAGTGAACTTGGATCCAAGGATTACATGGCACACAACCTGTTTGACATTTACTTCACATATGGCTGTCTTTTCACTGTTCACACAAGCAGCCGAAACAAAATCACCAAGATGACCATACAGGCTGCAAATGGGGAAGCTTCACGAGCTGTGTTGCATGTCATCCAGAACTTTCCAACAGACCTCTATGATGATGTCTTCAAATTTCTAACACTGGCTGGGTTCACAATGAGCCAGGCTGCAGTGCAGCGCATGGCTAATGTGGAGATTGACAAAGCTGCTGAGCTTATCCGTTGGTACAAAGACTTTCACTGCCGGCCGCACAGCTTGAAGCACCTCTGTCGTCTTTGTGTCCGACAGCACCTGCGATTTAATGTTGTGCATGCTGTGCAACAGATCCTTCTGCCAGAGGACCTCAAACGCTATCTGCTCATTACTGATCCTAACAGCTTTTGA